AAAAAGTACGGCAATCCAGAAAAGCAATACCGCCAACTTAGACAGTTTCCTGTGCAGGGGCGTACCGACATTTGTACCTAAAAATGCACCAGTAACTTTCTTTGTAGATATCCATGTATTCTGTAACCACGACTTACTAGGATCGCGGGAAATGAGACCTGAATCACCTTGTAGAGATTTTGCAATTTTACCAATTTCACTATTCAAAGCTGTCTTGATGACAATACCCTTGGCTCTTCCCTTGACAACGGcggatgaagaaaatgctaAATTCAAACGATCACCCACGGaggtttcttcttcttttccaaacACTAAGTTGGCGTCTTTGGAGACAGGCAAAGATTCACCGGTCAGTAGTGATTCATCAGTATCAAAATTCTTAGTTTCAATTAAACGCAAATCAGCAGGAATAGTATCACCGACCTTCACCAGACAAATATCACCTGGAACCACATCTTTTGAGTTTATAGTCTCACTTTTCCCGTTCCTAATAACATGAGCATTGGGAGAGctcaagtttttcaaagagttCATTGTCTTGGTAGCCTTATATTCTTGAACTAGGCCAATGAGCACATTGACCGCGataacaaaagaaataacGCCACCAGTAATCCAGTCGCGCACAGCGAAAGAGATCGCCATGGATATTACCAAGACCATAATCATTGCATTACATACCTGATGGAGGACCATTGCTTTATAGTCAATTTTGGTATCATCACCCAATGTGTTCTCTCCCACTGCTTTCAGTCTGCGGAGGGACTCATCTTGAGTAAGACCTTCAGTCAGACTTGTGCCTATAAATTCAGCGGCTTCTTCTGTAGTCAATGTGTGATAAGCAttgaattcttcattattgttttctttgacaGTTCCCTCGCTCAtcgaaaattttcaattatgTGTACAAAGATTTTTCCTCAGTGAGTACATACGTTATCTGATAAGCAAAATACGAATATGAATAACGTTGATTTGGTTAACGTATTCTCGATGTAAAGGAtgaaggaaaataaaattctttcctCTTTCTTTGCCTCGAGAGATAATATGGAgatttaaagaagaaaacatcaGCCTCACAATTACACCGCGCGGTGATATAAGgattttgataaaagaatatatgtGAGTTGAATTTGAACGTCCTGGAAGGAAAAGTCTTGACGAAATAAACGCATTAATTTTCTAATTCTACAAGAATTTAACTAATCCTGTATTGAAATTCATAATTTTAGTTAAGAACCCTGTCATACGCGTAACGTAACTGTATCTGTTTCATGATTTACAACGGCAGCAATAAGAGTATAGCAGTAGTATTCCTCTAAGACATATTTGAACTAGAAAACATACTATTTAGGCTTGTTTATGTTCAGAACCTGTGAAAAGTTCGTTTAtagtaaataaaaaaacaaataacaaaataaatGTAAATATCTAAATATATGAAATgaataaggaaaaagataGGGAGCACTTAATAGGCCCTGCCTATCATTGTTTAATACCAATATTAACTTCTGTATGGATTGTAGTAGAAGTACTATACGCTTCGAATGGATCGCGCTTATTGTTACTCTCCAAATCATTCTCCGGGTTGTGCGCTCTCTGAGTTTTGAAATAGCGCCTCTTTCCACACTTGTAAAGTTCAGCACCTATCCAGAATGCAATTGTGAATGCAATGGCGAGACCCCATTCAGCACCAATTGGTTTATGCAAAAACACTTTATCATTAATAACCGGAATATAGACGACGGGGAAGGCTGACACAAATCCAAAAATGATTGACCAGAACAAAAACTGGTTTCCCCAAATGcttctgaaaaattccTTGACTGGGCTGTCAGTGTCTGGATGCATTCTGAAAAAGGATCTTCTCATGTCAACCACTTCCCAAGCCAGAATCAAAGCGCACCACGTCATGGTTGCGAAAGCCGCAGAACGTGATCTATAAACATCACGACAACTGCTGTTATAGGTGCCATCACAATCGTGCCCCAATCTACCACTATTTATTCCATACAGTGATCCAGTAAATGAAGCCATACAGGACCCTGTCATTATAATCCCATATGCAAATGTATCTATAATAACCTCCCACGTGAAAATACCAACCTCTGAATCATGAGGAGGTCTATCCATCAAATCTGGAGCAGCCTTTTCTAGACCTAGCCCCATAGCAGGAAAACAAGAGGTGACGACAATAATCCACAATACTTCCACTGGTGATAAGGGAAATACTGATTTTCCGTTCTCATCTCTGAATACTAAACCAATGATCAAATACAAAGCCTGAGCAACATTTTCTGCCAATAATTGTAGGACAAACTTCTGAATGTTATCCGTCATCCTACGACCTTCTTCGACAGCATTCAAAATAGAAGCAAAATTGTCATCGCTTAGAACAATATCAGACGCTTCTTTGGAAACATCTGAACCATTAATACCCATTGCAATACCAACATTGGCCATTTTTAGAGATGGAGAATCGTTAACACCGTCACCTGTCATTGTGCAGAACTTCTTCCTACGGTGTAAAGCTTCGATCATTCTCACCTTAGTCTGCGGAGAGCAACGTGCAATAACTAAAGGTAAGACGGGCAAATCGTCCACTTCCTCCTCACTTAGTCCGTCAAACTGAGATCCGGTCATGACCATACTGTCAACAATCTCTTGGGAGTAATGGTACAAATTGGTGGGTAAGATGCCAACCTCCTGAGCGATAGCCTTTGCTGTACCCACAAAGTCCCCAGTTAACATATGAACGTTAATACCAGCTTGGTGAAACTTCTTGACTGCACCGGCAGTCTCATTTCTGGGTGGATCGTAAATACCAATCAACCCTAGGAAAACTAAATCACTTTCTGCGGTGGCCCTGTTTGAAGTaatgtttttcaattgatcGTCATTCACTTGATCTTTAGTGAAAGATTTGGAGGCAAAACCCAAGACTCTTAAACCCTCATTTGATAGACTGTAAACATTTTTCCTTATCGTTTCGACATCACAATCGGTCAATGGTGTGATTTTTACACCATCCTTACCATACCAAGAACTGCAACAACTGATGATGCTTTCGAAAGCACCCTTGCCATAAATATTATATGTTTCGTTGTGATTGTTGTAGTAGACAGATGACATTCGCTTCACAGTTGAGTCGAATGGGAATTCAGCAATATGTTCGAATTGTGCACTGCCAGGCTTCTCATTGTGTTGTGAAAGAGAGGATTGGTCATTCTCATTACTTTGATTAGTCGATTTCTCACCGGTAAGGGCATTGTGAGGCAAGTCCATCTTAGTAGCAAACACTTGAATCGCAATTTCTGTTGGGTCACCATGAGCTTTCCAACAGTCAGTTGCGtcatctttgaaaacagTAGCAATGTTAGCCAAAGTGGCGGTTTCGAgccatttttgaaatagatCCATGTCAATATCTTCTGGTAAATCTTTTTCGTATAGGCGATCCTTGAAATTCTGGAGAATACCAACGTCACCATCCTCATTATGAGAATATTCGTAAGGTGAAAACCTTGGAATCAAACTCACGTTGCCCTCATTGGGATTAAAGGGGTCATCAGAATTCGAGATAGTTATGGTACCAAAGCGAGGGATCCAAATTTGCCTCGCTAACATTTTACCCTGTGTAAGAGTACCGGTCTTGTCAGAACAGATATCGTTAACGGCACCTAAAGCTTCCAGAGAATCTAATTTTCTTACAATAACGTTTCTAGAAACCATAACAGCAGCCCCAACAGACATGGTGATGGTCAAGACAACGACTAATGAAGAGGGAATCATGGATAGGGCCACACAAATGGCATAGATAGCTACCCTTTTATCTACGTCAAACTTTTGAGAGGCCATGACGATGATAGCAAAAAGTACGGCAATCCAGAAAAGCAATACCGCCAACTTAGACAGTTTCCTGTGCAGGGGCGTACCGACATTTGTACCTAAAAATGCACCAGTAACTTTCTTTGTAGATATCCATGTATTCTGTAACCACGACTTACTAGGATCGCGGGAAATGAGACCTGAATCACCTTGTAGAGATTTTGCAATTTTACCAATTTCACTATTCAAAGCTGTCTTGATGACAATACCCTTGGCTCTTCCCTTGACAACGGcggatgaagaaaatgctaAATTCAAACGATCACCCACGGaggtttcttcttcttttccaaacACTAAGTTGGCGTCTTTGGAGACAGGCAAAGATTCACCGGTCAGTAGTGATTCATCAGTATCAAAATTCTTAGTTTCAATTAAACGCAAATCAGCAGGAATAGTATCACCGACCTTCACCAGACAAATATCACCTGGAACCACATCTTTTGAGTTTATAGTCTCACTTTTCCCGTTCCTAATAACATGAGCATTGGGAGAGctcaagtttttcaaagagttCATTGTCTTGGTAGCCTTATATTCTTGAACTAGGCCAATGAGCACATTGACCGCGataacaaaagaaataacGCCACCAGTAATCCAATCATGCATGGCAAACGAGATTATCATGGATATTAGAAGGACCATGATCATGGCATTACATACCTGATGGAGGACCATTGCCTTGTAATCAATTTTAGTGTCATCACCCAATGTGTTCTCACCCACTGTTTTCAATCTGTGGACGAACTCATCTTGGGTCAAACCTTCAGTTAGACTTGTGCCTATGAATTCAGCGGCTTCTTCTGCAGTCAGCGTGTGATAAGCATTGAATTCTgcattattgttttccttAGTAGTTCCTTCGCCCAtcgaaaattttcaattctgtGTAcgaagttttttctttaattagTAAATATACGTATTGTTGCCTCAAATAAATGTGAATTAAGTGTGAACAGTTCacttgatgaagatatCTGCTTTATTAAAGTTAATATTAGAATATAAATGATTAGACTATTACTaatgagaaaagaaagatagGAGAAATAGTAGAAATTAATAGTActctaaaaagaaagaacgGAATAAGAGGAAAAGACCTTTTATCTATTCAAATTGTTTCCCTTaggtatatatatatatatatatatatatatatattttccCTGTATATATCTATGTAAATGACGAAAACGCATGACATTTTAAAACCTACCCCGGGTTTGACCACAACCCACCGTTCATCTAATATTAACCCGCACCCACCAAGGAAAGAGGCAATAATTCGGGAATACTGCTCTAAGAccttgttttttcttctgtcAGGTGAAAGTATATGACCAAAATCTACATCCCTGCCCTAACAAACGTCATAGAAGTAGGAAATAAATGATGAGCCCCGCAAAATGACGCCGCACGGCGATGTTTAAGACCCTGTACTCACAATGTAACCACTTCGTGCAGAAGCTTCTGGGAGGAAAGGGTCCGTACATGAATTATCACACCCACACCCCTCATTCAATCCTTCTACCGCGCATGGTAATCAATCATAACAGGAAGCGATAAGAAAGTTTACATTGCACAGCCACCCTCATTGCCTCTGTGATTGAAGATCTGGGAGTGGGGCTAAAGGTGCAACTTCCGTACAAGAGTGACGAGATAAAGGATTTTCCACGGAATGGCTGACAAAATTCGGGGCTTGTGTGAGTTCCACGTGCGGATGACTTAATAAGCTCAGTGATTGTACTTTTGACATGATTGATGAACGGCTAGAGATAGCCACCGAGTGGCTACTTAGTAATAACCAGCGTAGGAAACAATTACGGATTTTGTTATCGTTCACCGATAACCCTAAAATATTGACCACACTGGTAGTCATTAGAATTTAACCAAGAGGGTAGCTTAGTTCGACCGATAATCAATATTACTGAAGTCTTATCAAATTCTGACTCTTGCCATACCGTTTCTTATCGTCACTGTTTAATCCGGAAATTAGTCATGTATCCACACATCCTTTATTAACAGCAGAGAGATTGGGCAAGAATGTTAGCAAACTATGTACCAGGCGGGTAATACCTGTAcatctattttcttttgaaaaggaaaaaatgcaagaaAGGGCATGAAATGAAACTATTTGGTACAAATTAGAATTATGCGAACCGTGCAAAATCAGAAAAGGGGGAAAAACATTGGCCAATGCTTAGAAATACCATTGCATTAAGATCATTTATCAGAACACAGTCGACGCGCCCATATCCTGTAAATGTAGAGGCAGTCTACTATGCTCCTTTAAAGTTACCTATCAAATATGGTGATTTAGTTGCAGACATTCAGTTAAGATCGTATGACAATGAAAACCTCGATTTTTATTCAGACTTCATACTTAGAACAGGTTACTATTTGGGTATCCCATTGACAGGTCCTAAACCTTTGCCCACGAGAAGAGAAAGGTGGACTGTAATAAAATCACCTTTCGTGCACGCTAAATCCAAAgagaattttgaaagacATACACATAAGAGGCTCATTAGGGCCTGGGATACGAACCCCGAAGTGCTACAGATGTTGATAGCTTACATTACGAAGCACTCTATGGCAGGCGTCGGAATGAAATGTAACTTCTTTCAAAGGTCCGAAATATCGCTGGACTTGGGTTCGGACGCCAATGGCCTCGAAAAATCACTAAGCAATATCGATGAATTGTATTCTCTGAGAAACGATGATAAAGCTCAAACTAGTGCTGTCGGACAAAAAGTATTGGAACTATTGGATAGCCCCGATTTTAAAAAAcatttggaaaagaagTAAAAAGATGATGGCAATCCTATAATTACGCTGGTTCTTGGGACCGAAAAGATTTCGTACTTGTAAATAAAATAGGTGAAGAAGAGGGGCAAAAAGTAGTAGATTAAATGGTTATACTGAATTTATAAGTAAGtttaattatattttttaactaTATGATGAACAATTTTGTACTAATATTGCGGCCCGTTATGAGTATTGCTCTTGCCATAAAAGTGTGTTCACTGCTTTGTTTCCTGGTACTGCATACCGCTTAATATTGTTATCGCTCAATAAATTTAGTTTCTGGAAGCTTTCCAAGGACTTACCAGGTAGCGGGCCTGAGAATCTATTTTTTAGTCCATCGGCTACAAAAATCGGTAGTATATTTGTTCTTGGTAAGTAAGCTTTGCTAAAGGAAAGTGTCCTTTTTCTGTTTGTATTCTTCTTCGAATTCCACCTGAAATGTTGGACATTCAGGGATGTGTGTAACCGATACTTCTGGTCAGAGAGTTTGTATACAATATACTCCGCTAATctgaaaatggtaaaaaataatataaaaacaTTCTTGGTAGCAGATATGGAATCTGAATTCATATTGAGAAAGTTTCGCTCAGTACTCCAACTACTTTCGAGCAGAGTAGTGGAATCAGATTCCATTATTGAGGCTTTCGTTCCGAATAATTGTATAACTGGGTTATAAAATAGTTGTTggaaaatagaaaaaatgagGACCTTTAGAAACTTTAAACCTTGAAAAGTAGAAAGGGTAGAAATTTTAAGGCTTtgattatataatatttgcTCCATGTtgtgaaaagaaaaagattttttctcttagAGACCTAGTCGTTTGTTAGCTGTTGTTGATTCgctattttcaatagtaaAGTTTCTAATAAAATGACAAAcatgaagaagatataaGTGCGTGTTCTTCcaatatataatatttgtaCTGCAGATACACagattcaaatttttcccTGTTATCCGCCTTTCTTCTTGGAAATTGGTAACAGGATTTTGTGTCATTAGCAAAAATAATAGCCATTAGTAAGTACGCTTTGTTATCCCGACGCGAAACAGAAAcagaaataaagaaaatgaaagctACTCTGATTTACGTTACCGCCATTGAAGATGGAGGATGAAGCACAAtaagaataagaaaaaagaaaatcagCAAGAATGACGCgaaaatatattatcagTGTTAAAAAGCTATTGTCAAAGTTTGTTTCCACCTATAAAGGATTCGGACGAAGAAATTCatgttgttgttgttataGGATATCATCATATATATTTTCGATCACTCGCCAAGAGAATGTataataaggaaaaagataCCACGTTCTTCTGAACATGTTCAATATCCTTTCTCCTACTTTGCTCAGTACTTGAGCCCCATGCGTTTACatgatttcaaaagatatgGAGCTGAAGCCTTTTGTCTTGGCCGAGGATATGGCACCTTTTATATGACCGTATGGAAGACGTAGAGtggatgaaaattttgtgaaaaaaaaaagcttatAGGAACAAAAACATCCTTACATCTTCGGGTATTTCTTCTAGGGTTGAAGTATAATAATTAACTATACTATTGTTCGGAGACAGTTCTGATGCCTAGTAAAACGCTTGCAGctctaaaaaaatttgtcttatttttttcttcttcaatgaGCTGTTACCATTGCTGTAAGAGATGCTCGAAAGGTAGTACCTTCAGTGAATTATCTGACGTACATCACGTGAACTGTTTTGCGTAGTAAATTGTTCAACGATAATATATCGTTGTTAGTGATCAAAAAGTAACTATGCAAACTGCAAATGTCAAAAAGCCACAGtttctaaaagaaaagcaatgAATGAAGAAGGTTTGGGGTTGTAAATGTTAATGCAGCGACGtctgtttttttgttatgaCAGGAAGTCAGGAGGTAGTCACAGTCTCGTATTAAGCAAAAGTGGTCTGTTTAGGTGGCATAATAGCCTTGTTGCAGCACTACTTGCTACCGAGGCGCAGC
This is a stretch of genomic DNA from Saccharomyces cerevisiae S288C chromosome IV, complete sequence. It encodes these proteins:
- the ENA1 gene encoding Na(+)/Li(+)-exporting P-type ATPase ENA1 (P-type ATPase sodium pump; involved in Na+ and Li+ efflux to allow salt tolerance; mutated in the Sigma1278b background resulting in NaCl sensitivity, resulting from a lack of an active Na+ ATPase exporter), with the translated sequence MGEGTTKENNNAEFNAYHTLTAEEAAEFIGTSLTEGLTQDEFVHRLKTVGENTLGDDTKIDYKAMVLHQVCNAMIMVLLISMIISFAMHDWITGGVISFVIAVNVLIGLVQEYKATKTMNSLKNLSSPNAHVIRNGKSETINSKDVVPGDICLVKVGDTIPADLRLIETKNFDTDESLLTGESLPVSKDANLVFGKEEETSVGDRLNLAFSSSAVVKGRAKGIVIKTALNSEIGKIAKSLQGDSGLISRDPSKSWLQNTWISTKKVTGAFLGTNVGTPLHRKLSKLAVLLFWIAVLFAIIVMASQKFDVDKRVAIYAICVALSMIPSSLVVVLTITMSVGAAVMVSRNVIVRKLDSLEALGAVNDICSDKTGTLTQGKMLARQIWIPRFGTITISNSDDPFNPNEGNVSLIPRFSPYEYSHNEDGDVGILQNFKDRLYEKDLPEDIDMDLFQKWLETATLANIATVFKDDATDCWKAHGDPTEIAIQVFATKMDLPHNALTGEKSTNQSNENDQSSLSQHNEKPGSAQFEHIAEFPFDSTVKRMSSVYYNNHNETYNIYGKGAFESIISCCSSWYGKDGVKITPLTDCDVETIRKNVYSLSNEGLRVLGFASKSFTKDQVNDDQLKNITSNRATAESDLVFLGLIGIYDPPRNETAGAVKKFHQAGINVHMLTGDFVGTAKAIAQEVGILPTNLYHYSQEIVDSMVMTGSQFDGLSEEEVDDLPVLPLVIARCSPQTKVRMIEALHRRKKFCTMTGDGVNDSPSLKMANVGIAMGINGSDVSKEASDIVLSDDNFASILNAVEEGRRMTDNIQKFVLQLLAENVAQALYLIIGLVFRDENGKSVFPLSPVEVLWIIVVTSCFPAMGLGLEKAAPDLMDRPPHDSEVGIFTWEVIIDTFAYGIIMTGSCMASFTGSLYGINSGRLGHDCDGTYNSSCRDVYRSRSAAFATMTWCALILAWEVVDMRRSFFRMHPDTDSPVKEFFRSIWGNQFLFWSIIFGFVSAFPVVYIPVINDKVFLHKPIGAEWGLAIAFTIAFWIGAELYKCGKRRYFKTQRAHNPENDLESNNKRDPFEAYSTSTTIHTEVNIGIKQ
- the RSM10 gene encoding mitochondrial 37S ribosomal protein uS10m RSM10 (Mitochondrial ribosomal protein of the small subunit; has similarity to E. coli S10 ribosomal protein; essential for viability, unlike most other mitoribosomal proteins), with the protein product MLRNTIALRSFIRTQSTRPYPVNVEAVYYAPLKLPIKYGDLVADIQLRSYDNENLDFYSDFILRTGYYLGIPLTGPKPLPTRRERWTVIKSPFVHAKSKENFERHTHKRLIRAWDTNPEVLQMLIAYITKHSMAGVGMKCNFFQRSEISLDLGSDANGLEKSLSNIDELYSLRNDDKAQTSAVGQKVLELLDSPDFKKHLEKK
- a CDS encoding uncharacterized protein (hypothetical protein; expression is increased in ssu72-ts69 mutant): MEQILYNQSLKISTLSTFQGLKFLKVLIFSIFQQLFYNPVIQLFGTKASIMESDSTTLLESSWSTERNFLNMNSDSISATKNVFILFFTIFRLAEYIVYKLSDQKYRLHTSLNVQHFRWNSKKNTNRKRTLSFSKAYLPRTNILPIFVADGLKNRFSGPLPGKSLESFQKLNLLSDNNIKRYAVPGNKAVNTLLWQEQYS